In Lytechinus variegatus isolate NC3 chromosome 12, Lvar_3.0, whole genome shotgun sequence, a single window of DNA contains:
- the LOC121425197 gene encoding neurofilament medium polypeptide-like — protein MDGKEKQDGVLESYSPATSFEVRLNEVQQRSTKCPSSERAMSIFEVFDEVLPQLGIFQKVLKMVRDEMFEAVYSHQYTGSQSQHTDYNPATNIVTARGVENKVYIERIPYFSLVQRVYDSRHEEAEELKEEIKVLQKRLSDKTMQFNQAVTTIGVLREEISELQATVEEKEEMIISRDETIASKDDEIITLKEDAFKEKTQLELEKHQLEEEVAKLKSEVEYLSHYKNGYDALEEAFIFRPGEDKFTHAPKKSRKSAIATRKNHLLTDYEAAKKIEKQLLLVRNQTIEEFDAFFESHVMELKDRVFKEKPAEDAILPDHIYDQEELIIEKLDMELGSMQERFQQTIEALNNELEMIRLHKDYVETQLDELDKQIRAKPPSRVMFRSTGTNLNSAGARSNHSAGQYGKQSRLSGKESTMSVVGGGDSFENMDLMGAEMDPFIPQEAILSKYSIMVYTSTNQKKTFHELKDAKFCASCGEKTVICPHKVSNEKIIILPHNCSHIKLSRPKVRIQAERKDKEYRKPHPPKGKKGAPPSGTTDASGVRKSKRMASQEVGTQEGEEPQEMERPEVTIRLPADDQTNGGATGEEDGGEKEKEEDGEKEEEEEEEEEEGEEKEKAAAQEQQEKPFTVLWDDYKERTGQTRHVPRPLELRRVMSMISQFYSYVLLQDETAGTPAVSILEALYTHLEERYLIREVAHLCMHDFIQGVIEYAPQHKFIQIFAHVMVGNLDATVFRYLLILTDLVDRVNWHHIEDFKYFIMAVYPFLNEDELDQLHLGYTSFSENKVTKTLIFEYFMYIILKYREPRFQDVEMKMAQRPGREFGVMSEREFNEAADALAPLANEGMRHRLFTESLEHFSKDGRVAISRLTHIVSYLLLYGMAPLLREKITETMQEFRLNSAETQSRAGMQSRGTNLSRTGHRNERPIAMATASGNQQKDEEPKIITASQLKNLAKNVERRTQNRGTRQIQANPRMDIDDMVSGGDAIDELAEFSNSGLMVIGPD, from the exons ATGGATGGAAAAGAGAAGCAAGATGGTGTGTTGGAGAGTTATTCACCTG CCACCAGCTTTGAAGTGCGACTGAATGAGGTACAACAGAGAAGCACAAAGTGCCCGTCTTCAGAGAGGGCAATGTCTATCTTTGAGGTGTTCGACGAGGTCTTGCCCCAGCTGGGTATCTTCCAGAAGGTCCTGAAGATGGTTCGAGATGAGATGTTTG AGGCTGTATACAGTCACCAGTATACTGGTTCACAGTCTCAGCATACGGACTACAACCCTGCTACCAACATAGTGACGGCTAGAGGAGTAGAAAACAAGGTCTACATCGAGAGAATACCATATTTTTCTCTTGTGCAGAGAGTCTATGATTCCAg GCATGAAGAAGCCGAAGAACTGAAGGAGGAGATCAAGGTCCTTCAGAAGCGGCTCTCCGACAAGACCATGCAGTTCAACCAGGCAGTGACAACCATCGGTGTCCTGCGGGAAGAGATCTCGGAACTTCAAGCCACTGtcgaagagaaagaagagatgaTCATCAGTAGAGATGAGACAATTGCAAG CAAAGATGATGAAATCATAACTCTGAAGGAGGATGCTTTTAAGGAGAAGACACAACTTGAGCTGGAGAAGCACCAGTTAGAGGAAGAGGTGGCCAAACTGAAGAGTGAGGTGGAATACCTGAGTCATTACAAGAATGGCTATGATGCTTTAGAAGAAG cTTTCATATTCAGACCAGGCGAAGACAAGTTCACCCATGCTCCAAAGAAGTCCAGAAAGTCTGCCATTGCAACAAGAAAG AACCATCTCTTGACCGACTACGAGGCCGCCAAGAAGATAGAGAAGCAGTTACTGTTGGTGAGGAACCAAACTATCGAGGAGTTTGATGCGTTCTTTGAGAGTCACGTGATGGAACTGAAGGATCGGGTCTTTAAGGAGAAACCAGCGGAGGATGCCATCTTACCGGATCACATCTATGACCAGGAGGAGCTTATTATTGAGAAACTGGATATGGAA CTCGGTAGCATGCAGGAGCGATTCCAGCAGACCATCGAAGCCCTCAACAATGAACTTGAGATGATCCGACTCCACAAGGACTACGTAGAGACCCAGCTGGATGAACTTGACAAACAGATACGAGCCAAACCTCCCAGTCGAGTCATGTTCCGGTCGACGGGCACCAACCTCAATAGCGCAGGGGCGAGAAGCAATCACTCTGCAGGACAGTATGGCAAGCAGTCAAGGTTGAGTGGAAAAG AATCCACCATGTCGGTTGTAGGTGGCGGAGACAGCTTTGAGAATATGGACCTGATGGGTGCCGAGATGGATCCGTTCATCCCCCAGGAGGCCATCCTCAGCAAGTACTCCATTATGGTCTATACCTCCACCAACCAGAAGAAGACATTCCATGAACTCAAGGATGCCAAGTTCTGTGCGAGCTGCGGAGAAAAG ACTGTGATCTGCCCCCATAAAGTTAGCAATGAGAAGATAATTATACTGCCTCATAACTGCTCCCACATCAAGCTATCGAGACCAAAGGTTAGGATACAAGCTGAACGCAAGGACAAAGA ATACCGCAAGCCCCACCCACCAAAGGGCAAGAAAGGCGCACCCCCATCAGGCACCACCGACGCCAGCGGGGTGCGGAAGAGCAAACGTATGGCCAGCCAGGAGGTGGGTACCCAGGAGGGGGAGGAGCCCCAAGAGATGGAGAGGCCAGAGGTCACGATAAGACTTCCTGCCGATGACCAGACGAATGGAGGAGCAACAGGAGAAGAAGATGGAggagagaaggagaaggaggaggatggagagaaggaagaggaggaggaggaagaagaggaggaaggagaagagaaagagaaagccGCTGCACAAGAACAGCAG GAGAAACCATTCACCGTGCTTTGGGATGACTACAAAGAAAGAACCGGTCAGACGAGACATGTTCCTCGACCACTGGAATTG CGGCGAGTGATGTCGATGATCTCCCAGTTCTATTCTTACGTTCTCCTTCAAGATGAAACAGCAGGCACCCCAGCAGTTTCTATTCTT GAAGCCCTATACACACATCTTGAGGAGCGCTACCTGATCAGAGAAGTGGCCCATCTGTGCATGCATGATTTCATCCAGGGTGTCATTGAGTACGCCCCTCAACACAAG TTCATCCAGATCTTTGCTCATGTGATGGTTGGTAACCTGGATGCGACTGTCTTCAGATATCTTCTCATCTTGACCGATCTAGTAGACAGAGTCAACTGGCATCACATTGAGGACTTCAAGTACTTCATCATGGCTGTCTATCCCTTCCTTAAT gaGGATGAATTAGATCAACTTCACCTTGGCTATACTTCCTTCAGTGAGAACAAGGTCACGAAGACGCTCATCTTTGAATACTTCATGTATATCATACTGAAATATAGAGAGCCTCGCTTCCAAGAT gtCGAGATGAAGATGGCCCAGAGACCTGGCCGTGAGTTTGGTGTGATGAGCGAGAGAGAGTTCAACGAAGCCGCCGACGCATTAGCTCCTCTCGCCAACGAAGGAATGAGACACAGGCTTTTCACCGAATCACTGGAACATTTTAGTAAAGATGGCCGTGTGGCTATTAGTCGTCTGACAC ACATTGTTAGCTACTTACTCCTGTACGGAATGGCTCCCCTCCTGAGGGAGAAGATCACAGAGACCATGCAAGAATTTAGGCTGAATTCAGCGGAGACTCAGTCCAGAGCAGGCATGCAGTCCAGGGGAACTAATCTATCTAGAACAG GGCATAGGAATGAGAGACCAATTGCTATGGCAACTGCGAGTGGAAATCAGCAGAAAGATGAAGAGCCCAAGATCATCACTGCCTCCCAGCTGAAGAACCTGGCCAAAAATGTTGAAAG ACGAACTCAGAACCGCGGCACGCGTCAAATCCAAGCTAACCCTCGGATGGACATTGATGATATGGTCAGTGGTGGTGACGCCATAGACGAATTGGCAGAGTTTAGTAACAGCGGACTAATGGTGATTGGACCGGACTAG